From the Alkalibacter rhizosphaerae genome, one window contains:
- a CDS encoding DUF1638 domain-containing protein has product MANLIIACDTLKYEVLLAQARTGNKDPIHWVDGMLHMDPDRLRSELQNLLDQDGSWDHVLFAYGNCGNGLVGLHSKKYTVVVPKTADCISMLLHKREETITRDTYFLTKGWIELEKNIIKEYTHCLEKYGEEKTRQIFQVMLHNYNHLILIDSGAYDIEEYMDVSEELARKIRLDFSVKQGGVGFLEKLFSENWDDEFCVVEKGKSIGMDDFGLSGFTQINTVPDFM; this is encoded by the coding sequence ATGGCAAATTTGATCATAGCTTGTGATACATTAAAATATGAAGTATTGTTGGCCCAGGCAAGGACCGGAAATAAAGATCCGATCCACTGGGTGGACGGCATGCTGCACATGGACCCGGATCGATTGCGAAGCGAGTTGCAAAATCTGCTAGATCAAGACGGCTCATGGGATCATGTCTTATTTGCCTACGGCAATTGTGGAAATGGACTTGTGGGATTGCATTCAAAGAAATATACCGTCGTAGTCCCAAAAACGGCAGATTGCATATCCATGCTTTTGCATAAACGGGAAGAAACCATTACCCGAGACACTTATTTTTTGACAAAGGGTTGGATCGAACTGGAAAAAAATATCATCAAAGAATACACCCACTGTCTGGAGAAATACGGGGAAGAAAAGACCCGGCAAATTTTCCAAGTGATGCTGCATAATTACAATCACTTGATATTGATCGATTCCGGCGCTTATGACATTGAAGAGTATATGGATGTGTCGGAAGAACTTGCTCGAAAGATCCGTCTGGATTTCAGTGTCAAACAAGGTGGAGTCGGATTTTTGGAGAAATTGTTTTCAGAAAACTGGGATGATGAGTTTTGTGTGGTGGAGAAGGGCAAGTCCATCGGAATGGACGATTTTGGATTGTCTGGATTTACTCAAATCAACACGGTGCCGGACTTCATGTAG
- a CDS encoding MarR family winged helix-turn-helix transcriptional regulator, protein MNEVKNILNDTLVLLFNLVLKTEEKFLHQVGCKDLSINEIHVIEAIGKNENPTMGPVAAELSVTLRTLTTSVNNLEKKEYVLRKRGVKDRRMVFLSLTEKGQKIYDLHREFHDDMINQIVNNLNKSEEQALMKGLSNLIDYFMTNYK, encoded by the coding sequence ATGAATGAAGTGAAAAACATTTTAAACGATACCCTGGTGCTGTTGTTCAACCTGGTCCTAAAAACCGAAGAAAAATTCCTGCATCAAGTCGGGTGCAAGGATCTGTCCATCAATGAGATCCACGTGATCGAGGCCATTGGCAAGAATGAGAATCCCACCATGGGACCTGTAGCAGCGGAACTGAGTGTTACTTTGAGGACATTGACCACCTCGGTCAACAACCTGGAAAAAAAAGAATACGTATTGCGAAAAAGAGGCGTCAAGGATCGACGGATGGTATTTTTGTCGTTGACGGAAAAAGGCCAGAAGATCTATGATCTTCACCGGGAATTTCACGACGACATGATCAATCAAATCGTCAACAATTTGAATAAAAGCGAAGAACAAGCATTGATGAAAGGGTTGAGTAATTTGATCGACTATTTCATGACAAATTATAAATAA
- a CDS encoding GntR family transcriptional regulator, translated as MGSPIYLKIVEDIKSKINSGEIKPGDMIKSENMLCDEFDVSRMTVRKSLTVLASEGYIYSVPGKGNFVNEPNQDKYILYFNEMTSLEGSVEDTQLLDVNIIKPTMEIIFHLQIPENKRVVLIRRVFLSDDNPVAYDVKYIPYYRGMPIVEKEIHYATFPEIVAKKKSLFAIHKELKIKVQKPDEEIQDILNIDVTEPVMAIEQRLLDEGNRPIGWGVTFFKGDFFHLQAVSTFVDQGNSIY; from the coding sequence CCTGGGGACATGATCAAATCAGAGAACATGTTGTGTGACGAATTCGATGTAAGCAGGATGACGGTCCGAAAATCTCTTACTGTTCTGGCCAGCGAAGGCTACATTTATTCTGTTCCTGGAAAGGGCAATTTTGTCAACGAACCCAATCAGGACAAATACATTCTATATTTCAATGAGATGACCAGCCTGGAAGGCAGCGTGGAAGACACCCAGTTGCTTGATGTCAACATCATCAAACCCACCATGGAGATCATCTTTCATTTGCAGATCCCGGAAAACAAAAGGGTGGTGCTGATCCGAAGGGTATTTCTAAGCGATGACAATCCGGTGGCCTACGACGTGAAGTACATTCCGTATTATCGAGGGATGCCCATCGTTGAAAAGGAAATACACTACGCAACATTTCCAGAGATCGTGGCAAAAAAGAAATCTCTTTTTGCCATCCATAAAGAATTAAAAATAAAAGTGCAAAAGCCTGATGAAGAAATTCAGGACATCTTGAACATTGATGTGACAGAACCGGTCATGGCCATCGAACAGCGGCTTTTGGATGAAGGCAACCGACCCATAGGGTGGGGTGTGACCTTCTTCAAGGGGGATTTTTTCCATCTGCAGGCCGTATCCACTTTTGTCGATCAAGGCAACAGTATTTATTGA
- a CDS encoding DegV family protein — protein MAVRLITDSASDLPLALEKEFQAKIVPLTVNFGENEHYKDRFEITSEEFFKKLADGDVTPFTSQVNPGEFEVVFKEVLENGDDIVGVFLSAELSGTYNSAVLARESLSEYRDRIHLVDSESVSLGLSLLIKNAGRLVQKGLNAKEVAVRLENMKRKMETIIVVDTLEYLRKGGRLSAGAAFIGSVLNLKPILTIKDGKLVAKDKVRGRKKAIKWIKDWIDENKFVLADKTVFLVHAAAAEYMEELKIAIESTYQPKEILFTQVGGVVGTHSGPGAIGICFIND, from the coding sequence ATGGCTGTACGTTTGATAACAGATAGCGCCAGCGATTTGCCATTGGCGTTGGAAAAAGAATTTCAGGCAAAGATCGTACCATTGACGGTGAATTTTGGAGAAAATGAGCATTACAAAGACCGCTTCGAGATCACATCGGAAGAATTTTTCAAAAAACTGGCTGACGGTGACGTAACTCCCTTTACCTCCCAGGTAAACCCGGGGGAATTTGAAGTCGTATTCAAAGAAGTGCTGGAGAATGGTGATGACATCGTGGGTGTGTTTTTATCAGCAGAATTGAGCGGTACCTACAATTCGGCGGTTTTGGCAAGAGAAAGCCTGTCAGAGTACAGGGACCGGATCCACCTGGTCGATTCCGAATCCGTCAGTTTGGGACTTTCTTTATTGATAAAGAATGCAGGACGATTGGTCCAAAAAGGATTGAATGCAAAAGAAGTGGCAGTCCGTTTGGAAAATATGAAAAGAAAAATGGAAACGATCATCGTGGTGGATACCCTGGAGTATTTGCGCAAAGGGGGAAGACTCTCTGCCGGAGCTGCATTTATAGGCAGCGTATTGAACCTGAAGCCTATTTTGACCATCAAAGACGGAAAACTTGTAGCAAAGGACAAGGTTCGCGGTCGGAAAAAAGCCATTAAATGGATCAAGGACTGGATCGACGAGAACAAATTTGTACTTGCAGACAAGACCGTGTTTTTGGTCCATGCAGCAGCAGCGGAGTATATGGAGGAACTGAAAATAGCCATTGAAAGTACATATCAACCGAAAGAGATCCTTTTCACACAGGTCGGAGGTGTGGTGGGGACCCACTCGGGCCCCGGCGCCATCGGTATATGTTTCATCAACGATTGA